A DNA window from Stenotrophomonas sp. 57 contains the following coding sequences:
- a CDS encoding CsgG/HfaB family protein encodes MRTTTRLIGLGLAATLLAACGKQDAPAAAPAKDKATSALASNAPVEDAPLRGTPDFGGTTQVAREADGIGSTPELAVLAALQSAVAQVNGVRVASQMQSLRAGLHVDVDGEHVGDIRADAFTQQMIAGSQGAVLGYEILSQDEVRQLDEETIARVRASDEGWSFKGSASASASGEASAKSGSASASVSERYDEKVSVDAKRGASSFDSDVTHRSMRSYWKVRVRAQIAQYRAPDEQGKPKIVVALPRTKAGSYAVGDGRVDADEVADAIRARLSDTLTQTQRFIVLDREFGDELQAEIDHINSGNVRLQDTARVGQQLATDLILIPTIERFEYPRSVRNLRMSDRQVTSYSGGGRITLRLINATTGQVVMSDSFDHQLASTGPSTLPRVVNGRNMAAAMMESLSGQIGTTIVTTLFPVSVVSVDGDQVVLSQGGETLQAGQRWQAVRLGEELKDPQTGRSLGRSEHPCCTIRIDRVAAQTSYGTIEDGVDAMRGGFRPGQIELRQKLGSKPAAAAAGATASAAPAAAARPAAKPKPKPAAAPAEDPNW; translated from the coding sequence ATGCGCACGACAACCCGTTTGATCGGCCTGGGTCTTGCTGCCACGCTGCTTGCAGCCTGTGGCAAGCAGGACGCCCCGGCCGCCGCGCCCGCCAAGGACAAGGCAACCAGTGCACTGGCCAGCAATGCGCCGGTGGAAGACGCGCCGCTGCGTGGCACGCCGGATTTCGGTGGCACCACCCAGGTCGCGCGTGAAGCCGACGGCATCGGCAGCACCCCGGAACTGGCGGTGCTGGCGGCATTGCAGTCGGCCGTGGCGCAGGTCAACGGTGTACGCGTGGCCAGCCAGATGCAGAGCCTGCGTGCAGGCCTGCATGTGGATGTGGATGGCGAACACGTCGGCGATATCCGCGCCGACGCGTTCACCCAGCAGATGATCGCCGGCTCGCAGGGCGCGGTGCTGGGCTATGAAATCCTGTCGCAGGACGAAGTGCGGCAGCTGGACGAGGAAACCATCGCCCGCGTGCGCGCCAGTGACGAAGGCTGGAGCTTCAAGGGCTCGGCGTCGGCCAGCGCGTCCGGCGAAGCCTCGGCCAAGAGCGGTTCGGCCTCGGCCAGCGTCAGTGAACGCTACGACGAGAAGGTGAGTGTTGATGCCAAGCGTGGCGCCAGCTCGTTCGATTCCGACGTGACCCATCGCAGCATGCGCAGCTACTGGAAGGTGCGCGTGCGCGCGCAGATCGCCCAGTACCGCGCACCGGACGAGCAGGGCAAGCCGAAGATCGTGGTGGCCCTGCCGCGTACCAAGGCAGGCAGCTACGCCGTGGGCGATGGCCGCGTGGATGCCGATGAAGTGGCCGACGCGATCCGTGCCCGCCTGTCCGACACCCTGACCCAGACCCAGCGCTTCATCGTGCTGGACCGTGAGTTCGGTGACGAACTGCAGGCCGAGATCGACCACATCAACAGCGGCAACGTGCGCCTGCAGGACACCGCACGCGTGGGCCAGCAGCTGGCGACCGATCTGATCCTGATCCCGACCATCGAACGCTTCGAGTACCCGCGCAGCGTGCGCAACCTGCGCATGTCCGACCGCCAGGTGACCTCGTACTCCGGTGGTGGCCGCATCACCCTGCGCCTGATCAACGCCACCACCGGCCAGGTGGTGATGTCCGACAGCTTCGACCACCAGCTGGCCTCGACCGGCCCCAGCACGCTGCCGCGCGTGGTCAACGGCCGCAACATGGCGGCGGCGATGATGGAATCGCTGTCCGGCCAGATCGGCACCACCATCGTCACCACGCTGTTCCCGGTGTCGGTCGTCTCGGTGGACGGCGACCAGGTGGTACTGAGCCAGGGCGGCGAAACGCTGCAGGCTGGCCAGCGCTGGCAGGCCGTGCGCCTGGGCGAAGAACTGAAGGACCCGCAGACCGGCCGCTCGCTGGGCCGCAGCGAACACCCGTGCTGCACCATCCGCATCGACCGCGTGGCCGCACAGACCTCCTACGGCACCATCGAAGACGGCGTCGACGCGATGCGTGGCGGCTTCCGCCCGGGCCAGATCGAACTGCGCCAGAAGCTGGGCAGCAAGCCGGCTGCCGCCGCTGCTGGCGCAACAGCCTCGGCAGCACCGGCCGCCGCCGCGCGCCCGGCGGCCAAGCCGAAGCCCAAGCCCGCCGCGGCCCCGGCCGAAGACCCGAACTGGTAA
- a CDS encoding M28 family metallopeptidase yields MKRVALGLLALSVSSALMAATPKFDGARISADVKELASDAYEGRSPATAGEEKTIAYLSKQFAEAGLQPGGDLKDGKRLWTQAVPLRKGDIVGAPQLALHQGGKTLPLEQGKQIAVRAAMNGASNVDISKAPLVFLGYGVKAPERNWDDFKGVDLKGKIAVVLINDPDFETGQGDFDGKGMTYYGRWTYKYEEGARQGALGVLIVHETAPASYGWATVAGSNTNTMFDVVRDNPSESHPLLEGWIQRDLAVELFRSAGQDFEALKKKAQQRDFTPVPLTGASLDAKYAVKTEVITSHNVAARLEGSRHPDETLIYSAHWDHIGMGEPDARGDRIFNGALDNASGTASLIELARGFAKAKRPERSVLFLAVTAEEKGLLGSEYYATHPLYPLEKTVAVINMDGMAPFGPSRDFGIYGAARFELLDQLKDVAKGWDIRYTPDPKPEAGLFFRSDHFPFAKRGVPALSWSAGQDWVDGGVAAGKKASEDYTAKRYHQQGDEWQPDWVFAGAARDLEVLYTLGNQLANSRSWPNWSKDESFRAVRDASADQRR; encoded by the coding sequence ATGAAGCGAGTAGCACTGGGCCTGCTGGCCCTGTCAGTGTCGAGCGCACTGATGGCGGCCACCCCGAAATTCGACGGCGCGCGGATCTCCGCCGACGTCAAGGAACTGGCCTCCGACGCCTACGAAGGCCGCTCCCCGGCCACCGCGGGCGAAGAGAAGACCATCGCCTACCTCAGCAAGCAGTTCGCCGAGGCCGGCCTGCAGCCCGGCGGTGACCTCAAGGACGGCAAGCGCCTGTGGACCCAGGCCGTGCCCCTGCGCAAGGGCGACATCGTCGGCGCACCGCAGCTGGCGCTGCACCAGGGCGGCAAGACCCTGCCGCTGGAGCAGGGCAAGCAGATTGCCGTGCGTGCCGCCATGAACGGCGCCAGCAACGTCGACATCAGCAAGGCGCCGCTGGTGTTCCTCGGCTACGGTGTGAAGGCGCCGGAGCGCAACTGGGACGACTTCAAGGGGGTGGACCTGAAGGGCAAGATCGCCGTCGTGCTGATCAACGACCCGGACTTCGAAACCGGCCAGGGCGATTTCGACGGCAAGGGCATGACCTACTACGGCCGTTGGACCTACAAGTACGAGGAAGGCGCACGCCAGGGCGCGCTGGGCGTGCTGATCGTGCACGAGACTGCACCGGCCTCCTATGGCTGGGCCACGGTGGCCGGCTCCAACACCAACACCATGTTCGACGTGGTGCGCGACAACCCGTCCGAGAGCCACCCGCTGCTGGAAGGCTGGATCCAGCGTGACCTGGCGGTGGAGCTGTTCCGCTCGGCCGGCCAGGACTTCGAAGCGCTGAAGAAGAAGGCGCAGCAGCGCGACTTCACCCCGGTGCCGCTGACCGGCGCCAGCCTGGACGCGAAGTATGCGGTGAAGACCGAAGTCATCACCTCGCACAACGTGGCCGCGCGCCTGGAAGGCAGCCGCCATCCGGACGAGACCCTCATCTACAGCGCGCACTGGGACCACATCGGCATGGGTGAGCCGGACGCGCGCGGCGACCGCATCTTCAACGGCGCACTGGACAATGCCAGCGGTACCGCTTCGCTGATCGAGCTTGCCCGCGGCTTCGCCAAGGCCAAGCGCCCCGAGCGTTCGGTGCTGTTCCTGGCGGTCACCGCCGAGGAAAAGGGCCTGCTGGGTTCGGAGTACTACGCCACCCATCCGCTGTACCCGCTGGAAAAGACCGTGGCGGTGATCAACATGGACGGCATGGCGCCGTTCGGCCCGTCGCGTGATTTCGGCATCTACGGTGCCGCGCGCTTCGAGCTGCTGGACCAGCTGAAGGACGTGGCCAAGGGCTGGGACATCCGCTATACCCCGGACCCGAAGCCGGAAGCAGGCCTGTTCTTCCGCTCCGATCACTTCCCGTTCGCCAAGCGTGGCGTGCCGGCGCTGTCCTGGTCGGCCGGCCAGGACTGGGTGGACGGCGGCGTGGCCGCAGGCAAGAAGGCCTCCGAGGACTACACCGCCAAGCGTTACCACCAGCAGGGCGACGAATGGCAGCCGGACTGGGTGTTCGCCGGTGCCGCCCGCGACCTGGAGGTGCTGTACACGCTGGGCAACCAGCTGGCCAACTCGCGCAGCTGGCCGAACTGGAGCAAGGACGAGTCGTTCCGCGCCGTGCGTGACGCCAGCGCCGACCAGCGCAGATGA
- a CDS encoding histidine kinase, which translates to MFASLSLLIRHLLAWAAALVVAGMVWSGIFSGMNDGPGWVFGLLAMFLMISALGSAITHIRRVWLVAGRLDSTTLSGRQRRQVELPMDAGQAYAVVEAAIAELPRVEDVESSAGSLQVRAYVRRVDLWNGRQPSRWNLPARLAIKRNSVLATVTPGQGTSTVTLLFEPDAGWWADLLALDEGSNFENAEAVTRAISRRVADQRRDEQAAAEQTQVEKELSVARLNLLHAQVEPHFLYNTLANAQVLTRTDPARAEQMLGHLIQYLRSSLPQVDESVSTLGVELERTRAYLEILRIRMGARLAVEVQVPNELQGVHLPAMALQTLVENAIKHGLEPKPGGGTIWILARGFDDHVTVTVADDGLGFGQGTSGTGIGLKNLRERLRLTCGEQAGVAIVANFPSGVAATMTLPQSNKERSHAA; encoded by the coding sequence GTGTTCGCCAGCCTCTCTCTCCTGATCCGCCACCTGCTGGCCTGGGCCGCCGCGCTTGTTGTTGCCGGCATGGTCTGGAGCGGCATCTTCAGCGGCATGAACGATGGCCCCGGCTGGGTGTTCGGCCTGCTGGCGATGTTCCTGATGATCTCCGCGCTGGGCAGCGCGATCACCCATATACGCCGGGTCTGGCTGGTGGCTGGCCGGCTGGATTCGACCACGCTGTCAGGGCGCCAGCGCCGCCAGGTGGAACTGCCGATGGACGCCGGCCAGGCCTACGCCGTGGTGGAAGCGGCAATTGCCGAACTTCCGCGCGTGGAGGATGTGGAAAGCTCGGCCGGCAGCCTGCAGGTGCGCGCCTACGTGCGCCGGGTCGATCTCTGGAATGGCCGCCAGCCCTCGCGCTGGAACCTGCCGGCGCGGCTGGCGATCAAGCGCAACAGCGTGCTGGCCACGGTCACGCCGGGGCAGGGCACCAGCACTGTCACGCTGTTGTTCGAACCAGACGCTGGCTGGTGGGCCGATCTGCTCGCGCTGGACGAGGGCAGCAACTTCGAGAACGCCGAAGCGGTGACCCGCGCGATCAGCCGCCGCGTGGCCGACCAGCGCCGCGACGAACAGGCCGCGGCCGAACAGACCCAGGTGGAGAAGGAACTGTCGGTCGCGCGCTTGAACCTGCTGCATGCGCAGGTGGAACCGCACTTCCTCTACAACACGCTGGCCAACGCGCAGGTGTTGACCCGCACCGATCCAGCGCGCGCCGAACAGATGCTTGGCCACCTGATCCAGTACCTGCGCAGCTCGCTGCCGCAGGTGGATGAGTCGGTGTCGACGCTGGGCGTGGAGCTGGAACGCACGCGCGCCTACCTGGAGATCCTGCGTATCCGCATGGGTGCGCGGCTGGCGGTGGAGGTGCAGGTGCCCAACGAACTGCAGGGCGTGCACCTGCCGGCGATGGCGCTGCAGACGCTGGTGGAGAACGCGATCAAGCACGGCCTGGAACCCAAGCCCGGCGGCGGCACGATCTGGATCCTGGCGCGCGGCTTCGATGACCATGTGACGGTGACCGTGGCCGACGACGGCCTCGGCTTCGGCCAGGGCACCAGCGGTACCGGTATCGGCCTGAAGAACCTGCGCGAACGTTTGCGCCTGACCTGTGGCGAGCAGGCCGGCGTGGCGATCGTTGCCAACTTCCCCAGCGGCGTGGCCGCGACCATGACCCTGCCGCAGTCGAACAAGGAGCGCAGCCATGCCGCTTGA
- a CDS encoding LytTR family DNA-binding domain-containing protein, with the protein MPLEALIAEDEELLRQSLVEQLRRLWPELKLVAECEDGASALEQLAEKQPDIAFLDIRMPGISGIEVARSLSELSPRTQVVFVTAYDQYAIDAFEQGAMDYLLKPVSDERLLATRERILSRLPSTRQDDAVLERLLQRLGPSPGAAERPPLAWITASNGRETQLIMLEDVAYFRADNKYTTVVTAAGESLLRTPLRELLDVLDPQHFRQIHRSTIVNMKSVAAVSRDDTGRGVLRLRGRTETLVVSQPFMSLFRGM; encoded by the coding sequence ATGCCGCTTGAAGCCCTCATTGCCGAAGACGAGGAACTGCTGCGGCAGTCACTGGTGGAGCAGCTGCGCCGGTTGTGGCCGGAGCTGAAGCTGGTGGCCGAGTGCGAGGACGGCGCCAGCGCGCTGGAGCAGCTGGCCGAGAAGCAGCCGGATATTGCCTTCCTGGATATCCGCATGCCAGGTATCAGCGGCATTGAAGTCGCACGCTCGCTGTCCGAGTTGAGCCCACGCACTCAAGTGGTGTTCGTGACCGCCTACGACCAGTACGCCATCGATGCGTTCGAGCAGGGCGCGATGGATTACCTGCTGAAGCCGGTCAGCGACGAGCGCCTGCTGGCCACGCGTGAGCGCATCCTCTCGCGGTTGCCTTCAACGCGCCAGGACGATGCCGTGCTTGAGCGCCTGTTGCAGCGGCTGGGCCCATCGCCGGGGGCCGCGGAGCGCCCACCGCTGGCCTGGATCACCGCCAGCAACGGCCGCGAGACGCAGCTGATCATGCTGGAGGACGTGGCCTACTTCCGCGCCGACAACAAGTACACCACCGTGGTGACGGCCGCGGGTGAGAGCCTGCTGCGCACGCCGTTGCGTGAGTTGCTGGACGTGCTCGATCCGCAGCACTTCCGCCAGATCCACCGCTCGACCATCGTCAACATGAAATCGGTGGCGGCGGTGAGCCGCGACGATACCGGCCGCGGTGTGCTGCGGCTGCGTGGACGCACGGAGACGCTGGTGGTCAGCCAACCGTTCATGAGCCTGTTCCGCGGCATGTAG
- a CDS encoding oxygenase MpaB family protein gives MPALLQRLSRPVTAPIRRWVLEAFPRGQSGIDYDQPVGDPGWFGPDSVTWRLHAEFPSMLAGGLCALMLQTLHPRALAGVYDHSNFRQDLVGRLRRTTAFVAGTSYAPSGEVEALVAKVRRIHAQIRGQTAQGEPYAADDPQLLTWVHVTEAFGFLQGFRRYGREVPAYIADRYYDEYRRVAEALGAVDVPRSEAEVAAYFCARQPELRVDERSRDVLEVLSGVRLPVPVPGLSREVFLGAGAALLPDWAEGMLERTGRQRAQAAASAKLMQGMAPLFRRALPDGLASRACARMGVPVEILRAWPAVAR, from the coding sequence ATGCCCGCTCTGCTGCAGCGACTTTCCCGCCCCGTCACCGCGCCGATCCGGCGCTGGGTGCTGGAGGCCTTCCCGCGTGGCCAGAGCGGCATCGATTACGACCAGCCGGTGGGTGATCCGGGCTGGTTCGGCCCCGACAGCGTCACCTGGCGGCTGCATGCCGAATTCCCCTCGATGCTGGCCGGCGGGCTGTGCGCGCTGATGCTGCAGACCCTGCACCCGCGTGCGCTGGCCGGGGTCTACGACCACTCCAACTTCCGCCAGGACCTGGTGGGTCGCCTGCGCCGCACCACCGCCTTCGTCGCCGGCACCAGCTATGCGCCCAGCGGCGAGGTGGAAGCGCTGGTGGCCAAGGTGCGTCGCATCCATGCGCAGATCCGCGGCCAGACCGCGCAGGGCGAGCCCTACGCCGCCGATGATCCGCAACTGCTGACCTGGGTGCATGTGACCGAAGCGTTTGGTTTCCTGCAGGGCTTCCGCCGCTACGGGCGCGAGGTGCCGGCGTACATCGCCGATCGCTACTACGACGAGTACCGCCGGGTGGCCGAGGCGCTGGGCGCGGTGGATGTGCCGCGCAGTGAAGCCGAGGTGGCGGCGTATTTCTGTGCACGGCAGCCGGAACTGCGCGTGGACGAGCGCTCACGCGACGTGCTGGAGGTGCTGTCCGGCGTCCGCCTGCCGGTACCGGTGCCGGGGCTCTCGCGCGAGGTGTTCCTTGGCGCCGGTGCGGCGCTGCTGCCGGACTGGGCCGAGGGCATGCTGGAACGCACTGGCCGCCAGCGTGCGCAGGCGGCAGCGTCGGCGAAGCTGATGCAGGGCATGGCGCCGCTGTTCCGTCGCGCATTGCCCGATGGCCTGGCCAGCCGCGCCTGCGCGCGCATGGGCGTGCCGGTGGAGATCCTGCGGGCGTGGCCCGCCGTTGCAAGGTAG
- a CDS encoding M13 family metallopeptidase: MSKLRRPTLALAIVASLSLAACDRPADQAAGTAKPAEAAPAAAKPMLGSFGFDASGMDRSIAAGDDFFGFANGTWVKNTEIPADRSRFGSFNVIAEKTLADTRAILEGAAGNAQASGDDKLIGDYYAAYMDEAGIEQHGIAPVQPQLKAIDAIADKAGLARALGGDVRADVDLLNATNFYTDRLFGLWVSVDMLQPDRTAPYLVQGGLGMPDRDFYLGDGRMAELRKQYQAYIAQMLQLAGVADPAGKAQRILALETKIAQAHATQEETNDVTKGANPWTQADFTAKAPGMDWNAFLDAAALGNQQDFIVWQPKAVAGLSKLVATEPLDVWKDYLAFHALDRAAAYLPKKFADARFAFHGTALSGTPQQSDRWKRAVDDANHAVGEAIGKRYVEKHFDAKTKERADEMAKNIIAAFAKRIDALSWMSPQTKAHAKAKVAGLTVGMGYPEKWRDYTGLEIRRDDALGNAQRAELFEYQRSIAKLGKPVDHSEWAMLPQTINAMNVPLENRLVFPAAILQPPFFDGAADDAVNYGAIGAVIGHEISHGFDNAGALFDETGKLHNWWTAEDLKQFNAAGDALAAQFSSYEPFPGVHVNGKLTLGENIADVAGLGTAYDAYQLSLQGKPGQTLEGFTPDQRFFLGFAQAWRSKSREQALRNSLLTDVHAPGQFRALTVRNIDAWYPAFEVKEGQKLYLAPDKRVKVW, translated from the coding sequence ATGTCCAAGCTGCGCCGTCCCACCCTGGCACTGGCCATCGTTGCCAGCCTGTCCCTGGCTGCCTGCGACCGTCCGGCCGATCAGGCCGCTGGCACCGCCAAGCCCGCCGAGGCGGCCCCCGCTGCGGCAAAGCCGATGCTGGGCAGCTTCGGTTTCGATGCCAGCGGCATGGACCGCAGCATCGCCGCCGGCGATGACTTCTTCGGCTTCGCCAACGGCACCTGGGTGAAGAACACCGAGATTCCGGCCGACCGTTCGCGCTTCGGCAGCTTCAACGTCATTGCCGAAAAGACCCTGGCCGACACCCGCGCCATCCTCGAAGGCGCTGCCGGCAACGCGCAGGCCAGCGGTGACGACAAGCTGATCGGCGACTACTACGCCGCTTACATGGACGAAGCCGGCATCGAGCAGCACGGCATCGCGCCGGTGCAGCCGCAGCTGAAGGCCATCGATGCGATCGCCGACAAGGCGGGCCTGGCCCGTGCGCTCGGCGGCGACGTGCGCGCCGACGTCGATCTGCTCAACGCGACCAACTTCTACACCGACCGCCTGTTCGGCCTGTGGGTGTCGGTGGACATGCTGCAGCCGGACCGCACCGCGCCCTACCTGGTGCAGGGTGGCCTGGGCATGCCCGACCGCGACTTCTACCTGGGCGATGGCCGCATGGCCGAGCTGCGCAAGCAGTACCAGGCCTATATCGCACAGATGCTGCAGCTGGCCGGCGTGGCCGACCCGGCCGGCAAGGCCCAGCGCATCCTGGCGCTGGAGACCAAGATCGCGCAGGCGCACGCCACCCAGGAAGAGACCAACGACGTGACCAAGGGTGCCAACCCATGGACCCAGGCCGACTTCACTGCCAAGGCACCGGGCATGGACTGGAACGCCTTCCTCGATGCGGCTGCGCTGGGCAACCAGCAGGACTTCATCGTGTGGCAGCCCAAGGCTGTGGCCGGCCTGTCCAAGCTGGTCGCCACCGAACCGTTGGACGTGTGGAAGGACTACCTGGCCTTCCACGCGCTGGACCGTGCCGCCGCCTACCTGCCGAAGAAGTTCGCCGATGCCCGCTTCGCCTTCCATGGCACCGCGCTGAGCGGCACGCCGCAGCAGAGCGACCGCTGGAAGCGCGCCGTGGATGATGCCAACCATGCGGTGGGTGAAGCCATCGGCAAGCGCTACGTCGAGAAGCACTTCGACGCGAAGACCAAGGAGCGCGCGGACGAGATGGCGAAGAACATCATCGCCGCCTTCGCCAAGCGCATCGATGCACTGTCGTGGATGTCGCCGCAGACCAAGGCGCATGCCAAGGCCAAGGTCGCCGGCCTGACCGTGGGCATGGGCTACCCGGAGAAGTGGCGCGACTACACCGGCCTGGAGATCCGCCGCGATGACGCGCTGGGCAATGCACAGCGCGCCGAACTGTTCGAATACCAGCGCAGCATCGCCAAGCTGGGCAAGCCGGTCGACCACAGCGAGTGGGCGATGCTGCCGCAGACCATCAATGCGATGAACGTGCCACTGGAAAACCGCCTGGTGTTCCCGGCCGCGATCCTGCAGCCGCCGTTCTTCGACGGTGCCGCCGACGACGCGGTGAACTACGGTGCGATCGGCGCGGTGATCGGCCACGAGATCAGCCACGGCTTCGACAACGCCGGTGCACTGTTCGATGAAACCGGCAAGCTGCACAACTGGTGGACCGCCGAGGACCTGAAGCAGTTCAACGCCGCCGGTGATGCGCTGGCCGCGCAGTTCAGCAGCTACGAACCGTTCCCGGGCGTGCATGTGAACGGCAAGCTGACCCTGGGCGAGAACATCGCCGACGTGGCCGGCCTGGGTACCGCCTACGACGCCTACCAGCTGTCGCTGCAGGGCAAGCCGGGCCAGACCCTGGAAGGTTTCACCCCGGACCAGCGCTTCTTCCTCGGCTTCGCCCAGGCCTGGCGCAGCAAGAGCCGCGAGCAGGCGCTGCGCAACTCGCTGCTGACCGATGTGCATGCACCGGGCCAGTTCCGCGCGCTGACCGTGCGCAACATCGACGCCTGGTACCCGGCGTTCGAGGTGAAGGAAGGCCAGAAGCTGTACCTGGCCCCGGACAAGCGGGTCAAGGTGTGGTGA